In one Pseudomonas purpurea genomic region, the following are encoded:
- a CDS encoding antitoxin Xre/MbcA/ParS toxin-binding domain-containing protein yields MSVETLARKPATVRAARSVQASAVVQPLFWGKARALLSHSENQRLQLILEGFPASWIDETKATFGLSSRLAEVLFNTSTSTLERRRKDDKPLGSVASERLDRIATVATQAAEVFEDDDKAARWMATPNAVLGNKTPIELCEMEIGAKQVRRVLNAMEWGGVA; encoded by the coding sequence ATGAGCGTCGAAACCCTCGCCCGCAAACCGGCCACGGTCCGCGCTGCCCGCAGCGTGCAGGCCAGCGCAGTGGTACAGCCGTTATTCTGGGGCAAGGCCCGGGCCTTGCTGAGCCACAGTGAAAACCAGCGTCTGCAATTGATCCTTGAAGGTTTTCCGGCGTCGTGGATCGATGAGACCAAAGCCACCTTCGGATTGAGCAGCCGGTTGGCGGAGGTGCTGTTCAACACCTCGACGTCAACCCTGGAACGCCGCCGCAAGGACGACAAACCCTTGGGTTCGGTGGCTTCCGAGCGACTGGACCGGATTGCCACCGTCGCCACCCAGGCCGCCGAAGTCTTCGAAGACGACGACAAGGCTGCACGCTGGATGGCCACGCCGAACGCCGTGCTGGGCAACAAGACGCCCATCGAACTGTGTGAAATGGAAATCGGCGCCAAGCAGGTTCGCCGCGTGCTCAACGCCATGGAATGGGGCGGCGTCGCCT
- a CDS encoding YdgA family protein: MNKSAGVLLGIVVAIGAISAGGAWYTGTKLEGVLQASIADANKELKEALIGSDGAMTVELVSLDRKLFSSTAHYRLKGQGAMFGEDPAGVELLFVDRIEHGPLPLSRLTSLKLMPVMATSHYELEKTPLTEKWFALTKDAAPLKGMVSIGYDRSTDGTLELLPLELGMEDTSTLKFSGLNVEISASAEAKNVKAKGYMDSLKLVANTEGQGPSEVELNGLTLVSNMTKGAYGSYMGDNTLELTSTRVALPEQKTLLIFKNSEIKTSSQESGTNGSGRAEYKMGEVAFNGKVIGGAQMAWSLKNLDLPATMSLVKIYQTKLQPYEKASTEAAEAGLPTPELKLTEAEQAQVKLDLQKLLAAKPQIAMENLSFNTPNGESRASLSVELTKPASMELPVDQLARQMISQLSVNLQVSKPMIIDLMTLQGEMEGQADLKAVADQATAASEMVSSMAVGTQLAKLEGNNIVSKLHYADNKVDFNGQKMTVEEFVAFVNSKAGGAGALQ; this comes from the coding sequence ATGAATAAGTCAGCAGGCGTACTGTTAGGAATCGTCGTCGCAATCGGTGCAATCAGTGCAGGCGGCGCCTGGTACACCGGCACCAAGCTGGAAGGGGTGTTGCAGGCCTCGATTGCGGACGCCAACAAAGAGCTGAAAGAAGCTTTGATCGGTTCCGACGGCGCGATGACCGTCGAACTGGTTTCCCTGGACCGTAAACTGTTCAGCAGCACCGCCCACTACCGCCTCAAAGGCCAGGGCGCCATGTTCGGCGAAGACCCGGCAGGCGTCGAGCTGCTGTTCGTCGACCGCATCGAGCACGGCCCGCTGCCACTTTCGCGCCTGACTTCTTTGAAGTTGATGCCGGTCATGGCCACCAGTCACTACGAACTGGAAAAGACCCCGCTGACCGAAAAATGGTTCGCGCTGACCAAGGATGCAGCTCCGCTCAAAGGCATGGTCAGCATCGGGTATGACCGCTCCACTGACGGCACCCTGGAACTGTTGCCACTGGAACTCGGGATGGAAGACACCTCCACCCTGAAGTTTTCCGGCCTGAACGTCGAGATTTCGGCCAGTGCCGAGGCCAAGAACGTCAAGGCCAAAGGCTACATGGACAGCCTGAAGCTGGTTGCGAACACTGAGGGCCAGGGTCCTTCCGAGGTTGAGTTGAACGGCCTGACGCTGGTCAGCAACATGACCAAAGGTGCCTACGGTTCCTACATGGGTGACAACACCCTGGAACTGACCAGCACCCGCGTGGCACTGCCGGAGCAGAAGACGCTGCTGATCTTCAAGAACTCCGAGATCAAGACCTCCTCGCAAGAGTCCGGCACCAACGGCTCGGGCCGCGCCGAATACAAAATGGGTGAAGTCGCGTTCAACGGCAAGGTCATCGGTGGCGCACAGATGGCCTGGAGCCTGAAGAACCTTGATCTGCCGGCGACCATGTCGCTGGTCAAGATCTACCAGACCAAGCTGCAACCGTACGAAAAAGCTTCCACCGAAGCGGCAGAGGCCGGTTTGCCGACACCTGAGCTGAAGCTGACCGAAGCCGAACAGGCGCAGGTCAAGCTGGACCTGCAAAAGCTGCTGGCCGCCAAGCCACAGATCGCCATGGAAAACCTCTCGTTCAACACGCCTAACGGTGAAAGCCGCGCCAGCCTGTCGGTCGAGCTGACCAAACCGGCCTCCATGGAGCTGCCGGTGGATCAACTGGCTCGCCAGATGATTTCCCAACTGAGCGTGAACCTGCAAGTGTCCAAGCCGATGATCATCGACCTGATGACCCTGCAAGGCGAAATGGAAGGCCAGGCCGACCTCAAGGCTGTTGCCGATCAAGCCACCGCTGCCAGTGAAATGGTCAGCAGCATGGCGGTAGGCACGCAATTGGCGAAGCTGGAAGGCAACAACATCGTGTCCAAGCTGCACTATGCCGACAACAAGGTGGACTTCAACGGCCAGAAAATGACCGTCGAAGAATTCGTCGCCTTCGTCAACAGCAAAGCGGGCGGTGCCGGCGCCCTGCAATAA
- the pgaA gene encoding poly-beta-1,6 N-acetyl-D-glucosamine export porin PgaA, translating to MLRTFHPHFRPIVRMALCSQLLWPGFALADTAYDNAVRQARAGNYAPALTTLRQVPGGRVTTAQLSDHLQIASWAGLDAEVVEVYEAQGAGRSLPVQALTATARAYRNLQRWDAAIALYQKALAREPSNADLQLGLAMTQADSGKPAEAVSRARALVAARPDDPARRLALGYALTRSGATYDALFEYDQAFVRAGKSPEIAREYLFALQRARLPEPALRLAQQRPGLIDPGVQRRLEGDVAAERVRLAELATRSEKERYLIADRALVDYDQLLATWTPVSQAHDDVLRWRIDRMGALKARTRTAEVIAEYQKLTAEGVVIPTYARRWVASAYLDRRQPEVAVDLYRQVLAAPDADVGDRLEDSTALYYALLESDQPLEARKLADSLALSQKPRVELKGLPVGNPNDEWIDAQQLAAQAGTYGADLPGAEQRLATLVGQAPGNLGLRVAQADLYLARDWPRRAENLLKEVESAAPRDIGLEVAQGHTAQDLQEWRQLDALTDDVVARFPENRQVQRLQRQREVHDMAELRVSTYGGKSYGGGSGGAGAVSGSRDFGIETLLYSPPIDEDWRLFGGAGYATGDFQEGTGRHRWQRLGVERRTRDMTLEAEVSNHSYGHGDKQGARLALARDIDDHWQYGASLDYLSANTPLRALNSDITANGGSGFIRWRANESREWKLALSPSHFSDGNNRLEALLTGREGVYSAPGLQVDLGLEVGSSRNSKEDTPYFNPKSDFSVLPTVSVNHVLYHRYETVWSQQFQAGAGTYSQRDYGTGAVGLLSYGQRVMWNDVFEAGAVLSWLNRPYDGDRESDLRLLIDLTYRF from the coding sequence ATGTTGCGTACCTTTCACCCCCATTTCCGGCCCATTGTTCGCATGGCGTTGTGCAGCCAATTGCTCTGGCCCGGGTTTGCCCTGGCCGACACGGCCTACGACAACGCAGTGCGCCAGGCACGCGCCGGCAACTACGCCCCCGCGCTGACCACCCTGCGTCAGGTGCCCGGCGGCCGGGTGACTACCGCCCAACTCAGTGACCACCTGCAAATCGCCAGTTGGGCCGGACTCGACGCCGAAGTGGTCGAGGTCTATGAAGCCCAGGGCGCTGGCCGCTCTTTGCCGGTTCAGGCACTGACCGCCACCGCGCGCGCTTACCGCAACCTTCAACGCTGGGACGCGGCCATCGCGCTGTACCAGAAGGCTTTGGCCCGTGAGCCGTCTAACGCAGACCTGCAATTGGGCCTGGCGATGACGCAGGCCGATTCGGGCAAGCCAGCCGAGGCGGTCAGCCGTGCCCGGGCGTTGGTGGCGGCCAGGCCGGATGACCCGGCCCGACGCTTGGCGCTGGGCTACGCCTTGACCCGTTCCGGGGCCACTTACGATGCGTTGTTTGAATATGACCAGGCGTTCGTGCGTGCCGGGAAGTCGCCGGAAATCGCCCGCGAATACCTGTTTGCGTTGCAACGGGCGCGGTTGCCGGAACCGGCGTTGCGCTTGGCGCAACAACGTCCGGGGTTGATCGACCCAGGCGTGCAACGGCGTCTGGAAGGCGACGTGGCCGCCGAGCGGGTACGCCTCGCAGAGCTGGCGACGCGCAGCGAGAAAGAGCGCTATTTGATCGCCGACCGTGCGTTGGTCGACTACGACCAATTGCTCGCAACCTGGACGCCGGTTTCGCAGGCCCACGACGATGTGCTGCGCTGGCGCATCGACCGGATGGGCGCGCTCAAGGCCCGCACGCGCACCGCTGAAGTCATCGCCGAGTACCAGAAGCTGACAGCCGAAGGCGTGGTCATTCCGACCTACGCCCGGCGTTGGGTGGCGTCGGCGTATCTGGACCGACGCCAGCCAGAAGTGGCCGTCGACCTGTATCGCCAGGTGTTGGCGGCACCGGACGCCGATGTCGGTGATCGTCTGGAAGACAGCACCGCGCTGTATTACGCGCTGCTCGAAAGCGATCAACCGCTGGAGGCCCGCAAACTGGCCGACAGCCTGGCCCTGAGCCAGAAGCCTCGCGTCGAGCTCAAGGGTTTGCCGGTGGGCAATCCCAATGACGAATGGATCGACGCCCAGCAACTCGCCGCGCAGGCCGGCACCTATGGCGCCGATTTACCGGGCGCGGAGCAACGGCTCGCGACGCTGGTCGGGCAAGCGCCGGGCAACCTCGGCTTACGCGTGGCTCAGGCCGATTTGTACCTGGCGCGGGACTGGCCACGGCGCGCGGAAAACCTGCTCAAGGAAGTCGAGAGCGCCGCGCCGCGAGACATCGGCCTGGAAGTCGCCCAAGGGCACACCGCTCAGGATTTGCAGGAGTGGCGCCAGCTCGACGCGCTGACCGACGACGTGGTGGCGCGCTTCCCGGAGAACCGTCAGGTGCAGCGGTTGCAGCGCCAGCGTGAGGTTCACGACATGGCCGAGCTGCGCGTGTCGACCTACGGCGGCAAGAGTTACGGCGGTGGCAGCGGCGGCGCGGGCGCGGTCAGTGGCAGCCGTGATTTTGGCATCGAAACCCTGCTTTACAGCCCACCCATCGACGAGGACTGGCGCCTGTTCGGTGGCGCCGGTTATGCCACTGGCGACTTCCAGGAAGGCACCGGCCGGCATCGCTGGCAACGCCTGGGTGTCGAGCGGCGGACCCGCGACATGACCCTCGAAGCCGAAGTCTCCAATCACTCCTACGGCCATGGCGACAAACAAGGTGCGCGGTTGGCGCTGGCCCGTGACATCGACGATCACTGGCAGTACGGCGCAAGCCTGGACTACCTGTCGGCCAACACCCCGTTGCGCGCCTTGAACAGTGACATCACCGCCAATGGCGGCAGCGGCTTCATTCGCTGGCGGGCCAATGAAAGCCGCGAATGGAAACTGGCCCTGAGCCCCTCGCACTTCAGCGACGGCAACAACCGCCTCGAAGCGTTGCTGACCGGTCGCGAAGGCGTGTACAGCGCGCCGGGCCTGCAGGTCGACCTCGGGCTGGAAGTTGGCAGCAGTCGCAACAGCAAAGAAGACACGCCGTACTTCAACCCCAAGTCGGACTTCAGCGTACTGCCGACGGTGAGCGTCAATCATGTGTTGTACCACCGCTACGAAACGGTCTGGAGCCAGCAGTTCCAGGCGGGTGCGGGAACGTACAGCCAGCGTGATTACGGCACCGGTGCGGTCGGCCTGCTCAGTTATGGCCAGCGTGTCATGTGGAACGACGTGTTCGAGGCCGGTGCCGTGTTGAGCTGGCTCAACCGCCCGTATGACGGCGACCGCGAAAGCGATCTGCGCCTGCTCATCGACCTCACCTACCGCTTTTAG
- the pgaB gene encoding poly-beta-1,6-N-acetyl-D-glucosamine N-deacetylase PgaB, producing MPAITRCILLLGVMLLSACAQQAPAFVPPSQRPLPLNEQPWPKNHVLGIAYHDVEDRDPDQAVVAVRTERLLEQLAWLRENNYRPVTVDQIMAARRGGPELPAKAVLLSFDDGYSSFYTRVMPVLRAYHWPALLAPVGSWIDTPLNQPVDFAGTPRPRSDFLTWQQIREISRSGLVEIAAHTDANHKGVLANPQGNLQPAAATRRYDAATGRYETEAQFQARLRSDVTAISEKVRAATGTAPRVWVWPYGAADGTALQVVGEQGYEMALTLDDGLDSLNNLMSSPRFLVASDPDGEHFANSIVAVQATTAMRVVHVDLDNVYDPDPVQQDANLGKLIQRMADMGANTVFLQAFADPKGDGLVRSLYFPNRHLPVRADLFDRVAWQLRTRAHVKVYAWMPVLSFALDPTLPRVSRWDPATGQVSVDPGQYQRLSPFDPNVRRIIGELYEDVARLTSVDGILYHDDALLSDFEDASPEALRVYAANGLPGSMAALRADPATMQRWSRFKSRYLIDFTHELTAKVRAIRGPQVETARNLFAEPMLNPHSEAWFAQNLDDFLGAYTWTAPMAMPLMEGQTREQSGAWLEALVATLKSRPGALERTVFELQARDWASQPASAVDGAQLADWMGRLKRQGATSFGYYPDNFLENQPDLNTVRSALSNKWNP from the coding sequence ATGCCTGCCATTACCCGCTGCATTCTGCTGCTCGGCGTCATGCTGCTCAGTGCCTGCGCCCAGCAAGCGCCGGCCTTTGTGCCGCCGTCCCAGCGCCCGCTGCCGCTCAACGAACAACCCTGGCCGAAGAACCACGTGCTGGGAATCGCCTACCACGATGTCGAGGACCGTGACCCCGATCAGGCGGTGGTCGCGGTGCGCACCGAGCGTCTGCTGGAACAACTCGCCTGGCTGCGTGAAAACAACTATCGGCCAGTGACCGTCGACCAGATCATGGCCGCCCGTCGGGGTGGGCCCGAGTTGCCGGCCAAAGCCGTGCTGCTGAGTTTCGACGATGGCTATTCGAGCTTTTACACCCGCGTCATGCCGGTGCTGCGCGCCTACCATTGGCCCGCGCTGCTGGCGCCGGTCGGCAGCTGGATCGACACGCCGCTCAACCAACCGGTGGATTTCGCCGGCACGCCGCGCCCGCGTTCGGACTTCCTGACGTGGCAGCAAATTCGCGAGATTTCCCGCTCCGGGCTGGTGGAAATCGCCGCCCACACGGACGCCAATCACAAAGGTGTGCTGGCCAACCCGCAGGGTAATCTGCAACCGGCCGCGGCCACCCGTCGTTACGACGCCGCGACCGGCCGGTACGAAACCGAAGCCCAATTCCAGGCGCGTCTGCGCAGTGACGTCACCGCCATTTCAGAGAAAGTCCGCGCGGCCACCGGCACCGCGCCACGGGTCTGGGTGTGGCCGTACGGCGCGGCGGACGGCACGGCGTTGCAGGTGGTCGGTGAGCAGGGCTACGAGATGGCGCTGACCCTCGACGACGGCCTCGACAGCCTGAACAACCTGATGAGCAGCCCGCGCTTTCTGGTGGCGTCCGACCCGGACGGCGAGCATTTCGCCAACAGCATCGTCGCGGTGCAGGCCACAACGGCGATGCGCGTGGTGCATGTCGACCTGGACAACGTCTACGACCCTGACCCGGTGCAGCAGGACGCCAACCTCGGCAAGCTGATCCAGCGTATGGCCGACATGGGCGCCAACACCGTGTTCCTCCAAGCCTTCGCCGATCCGAAGGGTGATGGCCTGGTGCGCTCGCTGTACTTCCCCAACCGCCACTTGCCAGTGCGCGCCGACCTGTTCGACCGCGTGGCCTGGCAGTTGCGCACCCGCGCCCACGTCAAGGTGTACGCCTGGATGCCGGTGCTCAGTTTCGCCCTCGACCCGACATTGCCACGGGTCAGCCGCTGGGACCCGGCGACGGGGCAGGTGTCGGTGGACCCCGGGCAATATCAACGGCTGTCGCCGTTCGACCCGAACGTGCGGCGGATCATCGGTGAGCTGTATGAAGACGTGGCGCGCCTGACGTCGGTCGACGGCATCCTCTACCACGACGACGCACTGCTCTCGGACTTCGAAGACGCCAGCCCCGAAGCCTTGCGGGTGTACGCCGCCAACGGTCTGCCAGGCTCGATGGCCGCGTTGCGCGCCGACCCGGCGACGATGCAGCGCTGGAGCCGCTTCAAGAGCCGCTACCTGATCGACTTCACCCATGAGCTGACCGCCAAGGTCCGGGCCATTCGCGGGCCGCAGGTGGAAACCGCACGCAACCTGTTCGCCGAACCAATGCTCAACCCCCACAGCGAAGCCTGGTTTGCGCAGAACCTCGACGACTTCCTGGGCGCCTACACCTGGACCGCGCCAATGGCCATGCCGTTGATGGAAGGCCAGACCCGCGAGCAATCCGGTGCCTGGCTCGAAGCCTTGGTGGCGACGCTCAAATCCCGGCCCGGCGCGCTTGAGCGCACCGTATTCGAACTGCAGGCCCGCGACTGGGCGAGCCAACCGGCGTCGGCGGTCGACGGCGCGCAACTGGCGGACTGGATGGGCCGACTCAAGCGCCAGGGTGCGACCAGTTTCGGTTACTACCCGGACAATTTCCTCGAGAACCAGCCCGACCTGAACACCGTGCGTTCGGCGCTCTCCAACAAGTGGAATCCATAA
- the pgaC gene encoding poly-beta-1,6-N-acetyl-D-glucosamine synthase translates to MLDRLLALLVLLIVLGVPLGVIFLLTGQVLMDFVFFYPLFMSGLWIAGGLYFWLHWERHWPWAADTPAPVLAGEPLISILVPCYNEGDNAADTISAALAQNYPNLEVIAINDGSSDNTAAVLDALAATEPRLRVLHLAENQGKAVALRMGAVAARSNYLVCIDGDALLAPDAAAYLVAPMLDNSRVGAVTGNPRIRTRSTLVGRVQVGEFSSIIGLIKRTQRVFGRIFTVSGVVVAFRRAALDRVGYWSPDMITEDIDISWKLQLDHWSIFYEPRALCWILMPETLGGLWKQRLRWAQGGAEVLFKNIRGIWQWRHRYLWPLLFEYCLSTGWAFTFLLSVIFWAMGKFVDMPAAIAVEHLVPPAFTGLVLAMVCLLQFAVSILIDRRYERDLWKTLFWVVWYPLVFWLVSLFTTLVSFPKVLFRQHQKRARWVSPDRGIKPSAEESNP, encoded by the coding sequence ATGCTGGACCGACTGCTGGCTCTGCTCGTTCTGTTGATTGTGCTCGGTGTGCCGCTGGGGGTGATTTTCCTGCTCACCGGCCAAGTGCTGATGGACTTCGTGTTCTTTTATCCGCTGTTCATGTCCGGCCTGTGGATTGCCGGTGGCCTGTACTTCTGGCTGCACTGGGAGCGCCACTGGCCTTGGGCGGCGGACACTCCGGCGCCGGTATTGGCCGGTGAGCCGCTGATCTCGATTCTGGTGCCTTGCTACAACGAGGGCGACAACGCCGCCGACACGATCAGCGCGGCGCTGGCGCAGAACTACCCGAACCTGGAAGTGATCGCCATCAACGATGGCTCCAGCGACAACACCGCCGCCGTGCTCGACGCCCTGGCCGCCACCGAACCCCGGTTGCGCGTGCTGCACCTGGCCGAGAACCAGGGCAAGGCCGTGGCCCTGCGGATGGGCGCAGTAGCGGCGCGCAGCAACTACCTGGTGTGCATCGACGGCGATGCGTTGCTGGCGCCGGACGCAGCGGCTTATCTGGTGGCGCCGATGCTCGACAATTCACGGGTGGGCGCGGTCACCGGCAACCCACGAATTCGCACGCGTTCCACGTTGGTGGGCCGGGTCCAGGTCGGGGAATTCTCGTCGATTATCGGCTTGATCAAACGCACGCAGCGGGTGTTTGGACGGATCTTCACCGTCTCGGGCGTCGTGGTCGCCTTCCGCCGCGCCGCGCTGGACCGGGTGGGCTACTGGAGCCCGGACATGATCACCGAAGACATCGACATCAGTTGGAAACTGCAACTGGACCACTGGAGCATTTTTTACGAGCCCCGTGCGTTGTGCTGGATCCTCATGCCGGAAACCCTCGGCGGGTTGTGGAAGCAGCGTTTGCGTTGGGCCCAGGGCGGCGCGGAGGTGTTGTTCAAGAACATTCGCGGGATCTGGCAATGGCGCCATCGCTACCTGTGGCCGCTGCTGTTCGAGTACTGCCTGTCCACCGGTTGGGCGTTCACCTTCCTGCTGTCGGTGATCTTCTGGGCCATGGGTAAGTTCGTCGATATGCCGGCCGCCATCGCCGTCGAACATCTGGTGCCCCCGGCCTTCACCGGGCTGGTGCTGGCGATGGTCTGTCTGTTGCAGTTTGCCGTGAGCATCCTGATCGACCGGCGCTACGAGCGTGACCTGTGGAAAACCCTGTTCTGGGTGGTCTGGTATCCGCTGGTGTTCTGGCTGGTCAGCCTGTTCACGACGCTGGTCAGTTTCCCCAAAGTACTGTTCCGCCAACACCAGAAACGTGCCCGTTGGGTCAGCCCCGACCGAGGCATCAAACCGTCTGCCGAGGAGAGCAATCCATGA
- the pgaD gene encoding poly-beta-1,6-N-acetyl-D-glucosamine biosynthesis protein PgaD, producing the protein MKIIRTRQRPVLRLVDTLLTVLAWGGLVFLLVQGLVPMLETHGGPRLDAPIFAALNTLQIYLYVGLFNAGLLILWARYQQRRGLHFARRRVYSPVLSDDGLSESFNLTEDRLQRLRLPGVLVIHNDQEGGLSEVSAHRSHAESLLSAPRAQRPELVLVRNTG; encoded by the coding sequence ATGAAAATCATTCGAACCCGTCAACGTCCGGTCCTGCGTCTGGTGGACACGTTGCTCACGGTGCTGGCCTGGGGCGGATTGGTGTTTCTACTGGTACAAGGGCTGGTGCCGATGCTTGAAACCCACGGCGGGCCGCGCCTCGATGCGCCGATTTTCGCGGCGCTCAACACCCTGCAAATCTACCTCTACGTGGGCTTGTTCAACGCCGGGCTGTTGATTCTCTGGGCGCGCTATCAACAACGTCGCGGCCTGCATTTTGCCCGGCGCCGGGTGTACTCGCCGGTGTTGAGCGACGATGGCCTGAGCGAAAGCTTCAACCTCACCGAGGACCGCTTGCAACGCCTGCGCCTGCCCGGCGTGCTGGTGATTCACAATGATCAGGAGGGTGGCTTGAGCGAGGTCAGTGCGCATCGCTCTCACGCCGAATCGTTGCTGTCGGCACCGCGTGCCCAGCGGCCGGAGTTGGTGCTGGTGCGCAACACCGGTTAA